One region of Leisingera sp. S132 genomic DNA includes:
- a CDS encoding AAA family ATPase has protein sequence MARDIHKAGSSLPPYFSIDPDAALAELDAPTSTAGFAGIAAACAQGRADLASRGLNEEGRKELRLFSTWEITRYLIPVAQAHFRRVLKANPDLPQGRSETEGGAKWFTLDEVLRLRAFFAAQGSKAKDYTPYRPAGLPAKMVAVANFKGGVGKTSTAAHLAMSAALDGYRVLVIDLDSQGSMTSIFGGKVEDEWQTAFPLLARHYGEHLRLENQRRLDRGDAPQPLDEALDAAMEMTAADVIQTTHWPNIDLIGAQLNLYWAEFQIPVWRMAARSWKLWDALTERLEADGVLDQYDVIFIDTPPALGYLTINGLSAADILLVPMGASFLEFDSTGRFFDMLHSTFASIEEGENLAARALGRPGLSFEWDAVRAVITRYDGAQQGELAALMQAYMGRVLSPHKQDFTALIGQAGEQVSGIYEADYRDFNRETYARGRETFDETYAAFKKLLIGVWRREVLHQEAEQRAAG, from the coding sequence ATGGCCAGAGATATCCACAAGGCAGGCAGCAGCCTCCCCCCCTATTTCAGCATCGACCCGGACGCGGCATTGGCGGAGCTGGACGCCCCCACCAGCACCGCGGGCTTTGCCGGGATTGCCGCGGCCTGCGCGCAAGGGCGCGCCGACCTCGCCAGCCGGGGTCTCAATGAGGAAGGCCGCAAGGAGCTGCGCCTGTTCTCCACCTGGGAGATCACCCGCTATCTGATCCCGGTCGCCCAGGCCCATTTCCGCCGGGTGCTGAAGGCCAACCCCGATCTGCCCCAGGGCCGCTCCGAGACCGAGGGCGGCGCCAAGTGGTTCACCCTGGACGAGGTGCTGCGCCTGCGCGCCTTCTTTGCCGCCCAAGGATCCAAGGCCAAGGATTACACCCCCTACCGCCCCGCAGGGCTGCCCGCCAAGATGGTGGCGGTGGCCAACTTCAAGGGCGGCGTCGGCAAGACCTCCACTGCCGCCCATCTGGCGATGTCGGCGGCGCTCGACGGCTACAGGGTGCTGGTGATCGATCTGGACAGCCAGGGCTCCATGACCTCGATCTTCGGCGGCAAGGTGGAGGATGAATGGCAGACCGCCTTCCCGCTGCTGGCGCGCCACTACGGCGAACATCTGCGGCTGGAGAACCAGCGCCGGCTCGACCGCGGCGACGCCCCGCAGCCGCTGGATGAGGCGCTGGATGCGGCGATGGAGATGACGGCGGCAGACGTCATCCAGACCACCCACTGGCCCAATATCGACCTGATCGGCGCCCAGCTGAACCTCTACTGGGCGGAGTTCCAGATCCCGGTCTGGCGGATGGCGGCGCGCAGCTGGAAACTGTGGGATGCGCTGACGGAGCGGCTGGAGGCCGACGGGGTCCTGGACCAGTACGACGTGATCTTCATCGACACGCCGCCTGCCCTTGGCTACCTGACCATCAACGGGCTCAGCGCCGCCGACATCCTCCTGGTGCCGATGGGCGCGTCCTTCCTGGAGTTCGACTCCACGGGGCGCTTCTTTGACATGCTGCATTCCACCTTTGCCAGCATCGAGGAGGGCGAGAATCTGGCCGCCCGCGCCCTGGGCCGGCCCGGCCTCAGTTTCGAATGGGATGCGGTGCGCGCGGTGATCACCCGCTACGATGGCGCCCAGCAGGGCGAACTGGCGGCGCTGATGCAGGCCTATATGGGCCGGGTGCTGTCGCCCCATAAGCAGGATTTCACCGCGCTCATTGGCCAGGCCGGCGAGCAGGTGAGCGGCATCTACGAGGCCGACTACCGCGACTTCAACCGCGAGACCTATGCGAGAGGCCGCGAGACCTTTGACGAGACCTATGCCGCCTTCAAGAAGCTCTTGATCGGCGTCTGGCGGCGCGAGGTGTTGCATCAAGAGGCCGAACAGCGCGCGGCGGGCTAA
- a CDS encoding replication initiator protein A, which translates to MAAELTAGAIPPEGQGDFFLCDIFGAIPKNDLASMEHPLFSLGTRPDRRILNYQHNGAEITVTPSVKGLATIHDKDILIFCISQLMAALNAGRQVSRVLHLKAHDLLVACNRETSGDAYRRLREAFERLAGTRITTNIVTGGQEVTTGFGLIEKWEIVRKAPAGRKGAGKMVSVAVTLSDWLYRAVLSKSVLTLSRDYFRLRKPLERRIYELARKHCGRQNSWQVSVETLLKKSGSASPRRVFRKMIRDMIDAQPLPDYALEELEGDVIRFSQKNAVTEAVLNAPQLKPQTLEEARALIPGADAYALEAEWRAMWVRSGAPRLRMPDAAFLGWVRKRAAE; encoded by the coding sequence ATGGCAGCAGAGCTGACGGCGGGAGCGATTCCGCCAGAAGGGCAGGGGGATTTTTTCCTCTGCGATATCTTCGGGGCGATTCCCAAGAACGACCTGGCGTCGATGGAGCATCCGCTGTTCAGCTTGGGCACCCGGCCGGACCGGCGCATTCTGAACTACCAGCACAACGGCGCCGAGATCACCGTGACGCCCTCGGTCAAGGGGCTGGCGACGATCCACGACAAGGACATCCTGATCTTCTGCATCAGCCAGCTGATGGCGGCGCTGAATGCCGGCCGCCAGGTGAGCCGGGTGCTGCATCTGAAGGCGCATGACCTGCTTGTCGCCTGCAACCGCGAAACCTCCGGCGATGCCTACCGGCGGCTGCGCGAGGCGTTCGAGCGGCTCGCAGGCACCCGCATCACCACCAATATCGTCACCGGCGGCCAGGAGGTGACCACCGGCTTCGGCCTGATCGAGAAATGGGAGATCGTGCGGAAGGCGCCGGCCGGCAGGAAGGGTGCGGGCAAGATGGTCAGCGTGGCGGTGACGCTGTCGGACTGGCTCTACCGGGCGGTGCTGTCGAAATCGGTGCTGACGCTCAGCCGCGATTACTTCCGGCTGCGCAAACCCCTGGAGCGGCGGATTTATGAACTCGCGCGCAAGCATTGCGGGCGGCAGAACAGCTGGCAGGTCTCGGTGGAGACCTTGCTGAAGAAATCCGGCTCCGCCAGCCCGCGCCGGGTGTTCCGCAAGATGATCCGCGACATGATCGACGCGCAGCCCTTGCCCGATTACGCGCTGGAGGAGCTGGAGGGCGACGTGATCCGCTTCAGCCAGAAAAACGCGGTCACCGAGGCGGTGCTGAATGCGCCGCAGCTGAAGCCGCAGACGCTGGAGGAGGCGCGGGCGCTGATCCCGGGCGCGGATGCCTATGCGCTGGAGGCGGAATGGCGCGCCATGTGGGTGCGCTCCGGCGCGCCGCGGCTCAGGATGCCGGATGCGGCGTTCCTGGGCTGGGTCCGCAAGCGCGCGGCGGAATAG
- a CDS encoding HlyD family type I secretion periplasmic adaptor subunit translates to MNLLDNETRSAAEAARAAVQSAAPGGFRDQMPALAGQDVPLPKRPPTRVRQLVLWMVVCGFGLFGGLVFWATQAELTSAVVAPGEFNVAGDRLAVQHLEGGILRELNVTEGQQVSAGAVIARLDGRRVQAQLAILNGQLASLLAQQARLQAELADSGTLQPGAELQALTARAPDLAQLVAVQHDLLASNRALYEGQMEIIRTRISQLGDQLEGRDARIQATEEQLALVQAELADLSGLYEKGLVPKARISDRQMQQSGLLGTLGALESDRGNVLERIGEMKERQLQAGRDQAARIAAESQEVQEQILDLRQRLDAIGDVAERLTIHAPQDGRVVGLAINTLGQVVEPGQTILELMPAGTGLLVETKVAVADIDEVAMGSQARVQLTAYSFRSTPPVRGEVVMVAAGSTTDTAGGQPYYPVHIRIDEAELAALPNVRALPGMPAQAMIETGRQTLADYLISPVLQSMSGALKEGSG, encoded by the coding sequence ATGAACCTGCTGGACAATGAGACCCGCAGCGCCGCAGAGGCCGCCCGCGCAGCGGTGCAGAGCGCGGCTCCGGGCGGCTTCCGCGACCAGATGCCGGCCCTGGCCGGCCAGGATGTGCCGCTGCCCAAACGCCCGCCGACCCGGGTGCGCCAGCTGGTGCTGTGGATGGTTGTCTGCGGCTTCGGCCTGTTCGGCGGCCTGGTGTTCTGGGCCACCCAGGCCGAGCTGACCAGCGCGGTGGTGGCGCCCGGCGAATTCAACGTGGCCGGCGACCGGCTGGCGGTGCAGCACCTGGAGGGCGGCATCCTGCGCGAGCTGAACGTGACGGAGGGCCAGCAGGTCAGCGCCGGCGCGGTGATTGCCCGGCTCGACGGCCGCCGGGTGCAGGCGCAGCTGGCGATCCTGAACGGCCAGCTGGCCAGCCTCCTGGCGCAGCAGGCGCGGCTGCAGGCCGAACTGGCGGACAGCGGCACCCTGCAGCCGGGAGCGGAACTGCAGGCGCTCACCGCCCGGGCGCCGGACCTGGCGCAGCTGGTGGCGGTGCAGCACGACCTGCTGGCCTCCAACCGGGCGCTTTACGAGGGCCAGATGGAAATCATCCGCACCCGCATCAGCCAGCTGGGCGACCAGCTTGAGGGCCGCGATGCCCGCATCCAGGCCACCGAAGAACAGCTGGCGCTGGTGCAGGCAGAGCTGGCGGATCTCTCCGGCCTCTATGAGAAGGGGCTGGTGCCGAAGGCGCGGATCAGCGACCGGCAGATGCAGCAGAGCGGCCTGCTGGGCACCCTCGGCGCGCTGGAAAGCGACCGCGGCAACGTGCTGGAGCGGATCGGCGAGATGAAGGAACGGCAGCTGCAGGCCGGGCGCGACCAGGCCGCCCGGATCGCCGCCGAAAGCCAGGAGGTGCAGGAGCAGATCCTGGACCTGCGCCAGCGGCTGGATGCGATCGGCGACGTGGCCGAGCGGCTGACCATCCATGCGCCGCAGGACGGCCGGGTGGTCGGGCTGGCGATCAACACCCTGGGCCAGGTGGTGGAACCGGGCCAGACCATCCTGGAGCTGATGCCCGCAGGCACCGGCCTCCTGGTGGAAACCAAGGTTGCGGTGGCCGATATCGACGAGGTTGCGATGGGCAGCCAGGCACGGGTGCAGCTGACCGCCTACAGCTTCCGCTCCACCCCGCCGGTGCGGGGCGAAGTGGTGATGGTCGCGGCCGGCAGCACCACCGACACGGCCGGCGGCCAGCCCTATTACCCGGTGCATATCCGCATCGATGAGGCCGAGCTTGCCGCCCTGCCCAATGTCAGGGCGCTGCCCGGCATGCCGGCCCAGGCAATGATCGAGACCGGCCGCCAGACCCTGGCCGACTATCTGATCAGCCCGGTGCTGCAAAGCATGTCCGGCGCCCTCAAGGAGGGCAGCGGCTGA
- a CDS encoding type I secretion system permease/ATPase: MLAAIFTASIFVNLLILTAPLYMLQLFARVMASGSIPTLIALTTGACIALVFFFLFDMIRQRLVARLGSRLEARLSPAVLGGMIGGRMPPGLARAEPIRDIQDLRGFVTSPLFLALLDAPWSVIFLALIFMFSPVLGLVALTGIALLFALALLNEMAAREPAEEATKQAAETNAAVAEMMQNAGLIHAMGKTAPLIARWQLKAFSALVFNTLATDRVALITSLAKAVRMGLQIAVLAVGVMLVISNELTPGLMIAASILLGRAAAPVEQSIAGWRAFLAARGAQARLNQFLAHLDDAPERLELPEPEGRISVEGATVVLPGRPDPLLLDISFDLKPGQSLGLIGPSGAGKTTLAHALAGLQPLVRGHIRIDDAALSDWDPAQIGQYVGFLPQRVELFQGTVAENIALMDPGARPSDVVAAAKLAQVHEMILALPGGYNAEVGPRGEFLSAGQRQRIGLARAFFGSRKLIVLDEPNANLDPEGEEALATAIEEACARGATVVAVTHRLSLLRRVSHAALLQEGRVIRFGEARHVIEAAAQPLARPQAHSGDPKIAPFRHRNSQGGPGRGADTQAEDTRGKDTRGASA; this comes from the coding sequence GTGCTTGCCGCCATCTTCACTGCAAGCATCTTTGTGAACCTTCTCATCCTGACAGCGCCGCTCTACATGCTGCAATTGTTTGCCCGGGTCATGGCCTCGGGCAGCATTCCAACCCTGATAGCCCTGACCACCGGCGCCTGTATCGCGCTGGTGTTCTTCTTTCTCTTCGACATGATCCGCCAGCGCCTGGTGGCGCGGCTCGGATCCCGGCTCGAGGCGCGGCTCAGCCCCGCCGTGCTGGGCGGCATGATCGGCGGCCGGATGCCGCCGGGGCTGGCCCGCGCAGAGCCCATCCGCGACATCCAGGATCTGCGCGGCTTTGTCACCAGCCCGCTGTTCCTGGCCCTGCTGGACGCGCCCTGGTCGGTGATCTTCCTGGCGCTGATCTTCATGTTCAGCCCGGTTCTGGGCCTGGTGGCGCTGACCGGCATCGCCTTGCTGTTCGCCCTGGCGCTGCTCAATGAAATGGCCGCCCGCGAACCGGCGGAGGAGGCCACCAAACAGGCCGCCGAGACCAATGCCGCAGTGGCGGAAATGATGCAGAACGCAGGCCTGATCCACGCCATGGGCAAGACCGCGCCGCTGATCGCGCGCTGGCAGCTCAAGGCGTTTTCGGCGCTGGTGTTCAACACGCTCGCCACCGACCGGGTGGCGCTGATCACCTCGCTGGCCAAGGCGGTGCGCATGGGGCTGCAGATCGCGGTTCTGGCCGTCGGCGTGATGCTGGTGATCAGCAATGAGCTGACCCCGGGGCTGATGATTGCCGCCTCGATCCTGCTGGGCCGCGCCGCGGCGCCGGTGGAGCAGTCGATTGCCGGCTGGCGCGCCTTTCTGGCCGCGCGCGGCGCGCAGGCGCGGCTCAACCAGTTCCTGGCCCATCTCGATGACGCGCCGGAGCGGCTGGAACTGCCCGAGCCGGAAGGCCGGATTTCGGTGGAAGGCGCCACCGTGGTGCTGCCGGGCCGCCCGGATCCGCTGCTGCTGGACATTTCCTTTGACCTGAAGCCGGGCCAGTCGCTGGGGCTGATCGGCCCGTCCGGGGCGGGCAAGACCACATTGGCCCATGCGCTGGCCGGCCTGCAGCCGCTGGTGCGCGGCCATATCCGCATCGACGATGCCGCGCTCAGCGACTGGGATCCGGCGCAGATCGGCCAGTATGTCGGCTTCCTGCCGCAGCGGGTGGAACTGTTCCAGGGCACGGTGGCGGAAAACATCGCCCTGATGGACCCGGGCGCCCGGCCCTCTGACGTGGTGGCCGCCGCCAAGCTGGCCCAGGTGCATGAAATGATCCTGGCGCTGCCCGGCGGCTACAACGCCGAAGTGGGCCCGCGCGGCGAGTTCCTGTCCGCGGGCCAGCGCCAGCGCATCGGCCTGGCGCGCGCCTTCTTCGGCAGCCGCAAGCTGATTGTGCTGGATGAGCCCAACGCCAATCTCGACCCCGAGGGCGAAGAGGCGCTGGCCACCGCCATCGAGGAAGCCTGCGCCCGCGGCGCCACCGTGGTGGCGGTGACCCACCGGCTCAGCCTCTTGCGCCGGGTCAGCCACGCGGCGCTCTTGCAGGAGGGCCGCGTCATCCGCTTCGGCGAGGCCCGCCACGTGATCGAGGCCGCGGCGCAGCCGCTGGCCCGGCCGCAGGCGCATTCCGGCGACCCTAAGATCGCTCCCTTCCGCCACCGCAACAGCCAGGGCGGCCCGGGCCGGGGAGCAGACACACAGGCTGAAGACACACGGGGTAAAGACACACGGGGAGCAAGCGCATGA
- a CDS encoding calcium-binding protein, producing MGTPTGNTDWQVCNPDCEIEFSDDKFDPNYNNGAWEHGGTDGNVIDLNDHNAADNAQAGNGDDAVYGNDRNNRLHGEEGQDYIEGRGGDDAILGGTGNDWLFGGNTTGQTDDGDDWIDGEEGCDYIDGENGNDTLLGGAEQDTVFGGNGDDHIFGDDGNGDETDGDDGDYLYGELGDDCMDGEGGDDWMWGDMGQSGETRADGDDTMYGRGGDDRMNGQGGNDRMAGGLGDDLVIGGSGDDEMFGDERASQNDDLDFGSDSGTGNKTQQVDGDDCMLGGTGNDTMDGQGGNDTMFGEQDDDLMQGGRGNDLMGGGSGNDDVNGGAGRDTMRGGSGNDVLEGGAQGDLIFGDRSYNLGDEYHKYKIDWSCCDDDDGGDVQALHASNGLKPVDCPDCYEPVDYGPDGNDVIRGGSGNDTVFGEGGHDAIYGERGGDHLHGGDGNDSIRGGNGNDYIDGDADDDCLYGDAGRDTIKGDIGDDKIYGGADDDYLFGQNGDDSIFGGTGDDKMFGGDGDDLIKGWDGDDVASGGNGNDTVCGQDGNDFLDGNDGRDLLYGGNGNDVLEGGRHNDYLNGGNGADCLYGEEGNDRLDGGRGNDFLDGGTGNDRLYGGAGNGNDYLKGGEGDDIMAGGNGKDVFIIDLTWDGATFSSNDGSDTFTDFDIDQDHDVLLYRVTNTGAGLGTSAQDAFGALNAAATVTDDGTDTSISVGGSSVDILGLTGNAAPFTSLGQDAIPIGGVGINAVTTGDAGSYEAIRVLTSDNGFDDSYSNIWGHAL from the coding sequence ATGGGTACTCCAACCGGAAATACCGACTGGCAAGTCTGCAACCCGGACTGCGAAATCGAATTCAGCGATGACAAGTTCGATCCCAATTACAACAATGGCGCCTGGGAGCATGGCGGCACCGACGGCAATGTGATCGATCTCAACGACCACAATGCCGCCGACAACGCCCAGGCCGGCAACGGCGATGACGCGGTCTACGGCAACGACCGCAACAACCGGCTGCACGGCGAGGAAGGCCAGGACTACATCGAAGGCCGCGGCGGCGACGACGCCATTCTCGGCGGCACCGGCAACGACTGGCTGTTCGGCGGCAACACCACCGGCCAGACCGATGACGGCGACGACTGGATCGACGGCGAGGAAGGCTGCGATTACATCGACGGCGAGAACGGCAATGACACCCTGCTGGGCGGCGCCGAGCAGGACACCGTGTTCGGCGGCAACGGCGACGACCACATCTTCGGCGATGACGGCAACGGCGACGAAACCGACGGCGACGACGGCGACTACCTCTATGGCGAGCTCGGCGACGACTGCATGGACGGTGAAGGCGGCGACGACTGGATGTGGGGCGACATGGGCCAGTCCGGCGAGACCCGCGCGGACGGCGACGACACCATGTACGGCCGCGGCGGCGATGACCGGATGAACGGCCAGGGCGGCAACGACCGGATGGCCGGCGGCCTCGGCGACGACCTGGTGATCGGCGGCTCCGGCGATGACGAGATGTTCGGCGACGAACGCGCCTCGCAGAACGATGATCTGGACTTCGGCTCCGACAGCGGCACCGGCAACAAGACCCAGCAGGTCGATGGCGATGACTGCATGCTCGGCGGCACCGGCAACGACACCATGGACGGCCAGGGCGGCAACGACACCATGTTCGGCGAGCAGGACGACGACCTGATGCAGGGCGGCCGCGGCAACGACCTGATGGGCGGCGGCTCCGGCAACGACGACGTCAACGGCGGCGCCGGGCGCGACACCATGCGCGGCGGTTCCGGCAACGACGTGCTGGAAGGCGGCGCCCAGGGCGACCTGATCTTCGGCGACCGCAGCTACAATCTGGGCGATGAGTACCACAAGTATAAAATCGACTGGAGCTGCTGCGACGACGATGACGGCGGCGATGTCCAGGCCCTGCATGCCAGCAACGGCCTGAAGCCGGTCGATTGCCCGGACTGCTACGAGCCGGTCGATTACGGCCCGGACGGCAACGACGTGATCCGCGGCGGCTCCGGCAATGACACCGTGTTCGGCGAAGGCGGCCACGACGCCATCTACGGCGAGCGCGGCGGCGACCACCTGCATGGCGGCGACGGCAACGACAGCATCCGCGGCGGCAACGGCAACGACTACATCGATGGCGATGCCGATGACGACTGCCTCTATGGCGATGCTGGCCGCGACACCATCAAGGGCGACATCGGCGACGACAAGATCTACGGCGGCGCAGATGACGACTACCTGTTCGGCCAGAATGGCGATGACAGCATCTTCGGCGGCACCGGCGACGACAAAATGTTCGGCGGCGACGGCGATGACCTGATCAAGGGCTGGGACGGCGATGACGTCGCGTCCGGCGGCAATGGCAACGACACGGTCTGCGGCCAGGACGGCAATGACTTCCTGGACGGCAACGACGGCCGCGACCTGCTCTATGGCGGCAACGGCAACGACGTGCTGGAAGGCGGGCGCCACAACGACTACCTGAACGGCGGCAACGGCGCTGACTGCCTCTATGGCGAGGAAGGCAACGACCGCCTCGACGGCGGCCGCGGCAACGACTTCCTGGATGGCGGCACCGGCAACGACCGTCTCTATGGCGGCGCCGGCAACGGCAACGACTACCTGAAGGGCGGCGAAGGCGACGACATCATGGCCGGCGGCAACGGCAAGGATGTCTTCATCATCGACCTGACCTGGGATGGTGCCACCTTCTCGTCCAATGACGGCAGCGACACCTTCACAGACTTCGACATCGATCAGGACCACGATGTGCTGCTGTACCGTGTCACCAATACCGGCGCCGGCCTCGGCACCTCTGCACAGGATGCCTTCGGCGCCCTGAATGCGGCGGCCACCGTGACCGACGACGGCACCGACACCAGCATCTCGGTGGGCGGCTCCAGCGTCGACATCCTCGGCCTGACCGGCAATGCCGCACCGTTCACCTCGCTGGGCCAGGACGCCATCCCGATCGGCGGCGTCGGCATCAATGCCGTGACCACCGGCGATGCGGGCTCCTACGAGGCGATCCGGGTGCTGACGTCCGACAACGGCTTTGACGACAGCTACTCCAACATCTGGGGTCACGCTCTCTGA
- a CDS encoding helix-turn-helix transcriptional regulator, translating into MQPGHRTAPVLTSDAALGAAGSGTAAAALRRQLHPGAARALQPRRPGGAAAQALAARLPQHLDPDLVRDLAAGRGWALFSCAFEDGSEDLIALQLGGGPHDSHCGDILKAIWPVLREDALRELSGETQAAVTSALLWTVAKKTDSAVLVLNAEGALLHCNESARDMLDGGDLLSDRSGRLCCARPGETAGFYAAVAECARARRGGAAASARPGQPGQPGQPPRELILFLEDRKSGMRLPVSLTRHRCGADQPLVVAILPRQPDRRRIEMLAQKMGLSPAEARVAALIQLGLSNREAARIAGLKEQTFNTYAKRVLAKLQAPGRAEMAQRLTWQASVGRAS; encoded by the coding sequence GTGCAGCCGGGACACCGCACGGCACCGGTGCTGACCAGCGATGCCGCCCTGGGGGCCGCCGGATCCGGCACCGCCGCGGCGGCGCTGCGGCGCCAGCTGCATCCCGGCGCTGCCAGGGCATTGCAGCCGCGGCGCCCGGGCGGTGCCGCGGCGCAGGCGCTGGCGGCCCGGCTGCCGCAGCATCTGGACCCGGATCTGGTCCGGGACCTGGCCGCCGGGCGCGGCTGGGCGCTGTTCTCCTGCGCCTTCGAGGACGGCAGCGAGGATCTGATCGCGCTGCAGCTCGGCGGCGGCCCGCATGACAGCCATTGCGGCGACATCCTCAAGGCGATCTGGCCGGTGCTGCGCGAGGATGCCCTGCGCGAGCTGTCCGGCGAAACCCAGGCCGCGGTGACCAGCGCGCTCTTGTGGACCGTCGCCAAGAAGACCGACAGCGCGGTGCTGGTGCTCAACGCCGAAGGCGCGCTCCTGCACTGCAATGAATCGGCGCGCGACATGCTCGATGGCGGCGACCTGCTGAGCGACCGCTCCGGCCGCCTCTGCTGCGCCCGCCCGGGCGAGACCGCAGGCTTTTACGCCGCCGTCGCCGAATGCGCCCGCGCGCGCCGCGGCGGCGCGGCCGCCTCCGCCCGGCCCGGCCAGCCCGGCCAGCCCGGCCAGCCCCCGCGCGAGCTGATCCTGTTCCTGGAGGACCGCAAGAGCGGCATGCGGCTGCCGGTCTCGCTGACCCGCCACCGCTGCGGCGCCGATCAGCCGCTGGTGGTGGCGATCCTGCCGCGCCAGCCCGACCGCCGCCGCATCGAGATGCTGGCCCAGAAGATGGGCCTGTCGCCGGCCGAAGCGCGGGTGGCGGCGCTCATTCAGCTCGGGCTCTCCAACCGCGAGGCAGCGCGTATCGCCGGCCTCAAGGAGCAGACCTTCAACACCTATGCCAAGCGGGTGCTGGCCAAGCTGCAGGCCCCGGGCCGCGCCGAGATGGCGCAGCGGCTGACCTGGCAGGCCTCGGTGGGGAGAGCGTCATGA
- a CDS encoding response regulator transcription factor has protein sequence MFLTICEANDYETGRCCGALAELPPLSAQDMVLCYSHAAGAELQEELQAFRIRNSAVPLILITGDGCPVSAQRQLSRYAEAVIPERKSAGALIAALQVVQDGYRIVLSGPPETRSGAEPEPPAGAAAQGGDAPARPQHGLSEREQLILAKLTEGATNKSIANELGICEATVKVHLRTCFRKIGAKNRTQAALWASGQLPPQMQRH, from the coding sequence ATGTTTCTGACCATCTGTGAAGCAAACGACTATGAGACCGGGCGCTGCTGCGGCGCCCTGGCGGAGTTGCCGCCGCTGAGCGCACAGGACATGGTGCTGTGCTACAGCCATGCCGCGGGCGCAGAGCTGCAGGAGGAGCTGCAGGCCTTCCGCATCCGCAACAGCGCGGTGCCGCTGATCCTGATCACCGGCGACGGCTGCCCGGTCTCCGCCCAGCGGCAGCTCAGCCGCTATGCCGAGGCGGTGATCCCGGAGCGCAAATCGGCCGGCGCGCTGATCGCGGCGCTGCAGGTGGTGCAGGACGGCTACCGCATCGTGCTGTCCGGGCCGCCGGAGACGCGGAGCGGAGCGGAGCCGGAGCCGCCGGCCGGGGCGGCGGCGCAAGGGGGGGACGCGCCTGCCCGGCCGCAGCACGGGCTGTCGGAGCGCGAGCAGCTGATCCTGGCCAAGCTCACGGAGGGCGCCACCAACAAGAGCATCGCCAACGAGCTGGGGATCTGCGAGGCGACGGTGAAAGTGCATCTGCGCACCTGCTTCCGCAAGATCGGCGCCAAGAACCGGACCCAGGCCGCGCTCTGGGCCTCCGGGCAGCTGCCGCCGCAGATGCAGCGCCACTGA
- a CDS encoding glycosyltransferase family 4 protein, which translates to MKILFVHQNMPGQYRELAPWLAAQGGHEIVFLTQRRDVQLPGIRTVAYKPFRTPAKDAFGLSRDWEAASGTGLGAALAARELKAQGFTPDIIIGHTGWGELLFMKDPYPDVPVIGFFEYFYRTTGGLVGFDPENPANDQAHFFAEARNTVPYASIEQVDLGHVPTAWQRDRFPASFHDRMYLCHDGIRTDRLGPDPGASVSLGRLERPLTRADEVVTYIARNMERARGFHVMMRALPRIQAARPNARILMIGGSETSYGAESKHPGGLRGEMEDELGDSVDWSRVHFLGKVPYDDLTRIIQISRCHIYLTMPFVLSWSLLESMAMQATVVAADVEPVREAITHGETGLLVDFFSPEALADQVSDVLANPGDYARIGAAARAHTVEKYDFLTRCLPEHIARINALVPEARRIKI; encoded by the coding sequence ATGAAGATTTTGTTTGTGCATCAGAACATGCCCGGCCAGTACCGCGAGCTGGCCCCCTGGCTGGCCGCGCAGGGCGGCCATGAGATCGTCTTTCTGACCCAGCGCCGGGACGTGCAGCTGCCGGGCATCAGGACCGTGGCCTACAAGCCCTTCCGCACCCCCGCCAAGGATGCCTTCGGCCTCTCCAGGGACTGGGAGGCGGCGTCCGGCACCGGCCTCGGCGCGGCGCTGGCAGCGCGCGAGCTGAAGGCGCAGGGCTTCACCCCCGACATCATCATCGGCCACACCGGCTGGGGCGAGCTTTTGTTCATGAAGGACCCCTATCCGGACGTGCCGGTGATCGGCTTCTTCGAGTATTTCTACCGCACCACCGGCGGGCTGGTCGGGTTTGACCCCGAAAACCCTGCCAACGACCAGGCCCATTTCTTTGCCGAGGCGCGCAACACTGTTCCTTACGCCAGCATCGAGCAGGTCGACCTCGGCCATGTGCCCACCGCCTGGCAGCGCGACCGGTTTCCGGCCAGTTTCCATGACCGCATGTATCTGTGCCATGACGGCATCCGCACCGACCGGCTGGGCCCCGATCCCGGCGCCTCGGTCAGCCTGGGGCGGCTGGAGAGGCCGCTCACCCGCGCCGACGAGGTGGTGACTTATATTGCCCGCAACATGGAGCGCGCCCGCGGCTTCCATGTCATGATGCGCGCGCTGCCGCGGATCCAGGCGGCCCGCCCCAATGCCCGCATCCTGATGATCGGCGGCAGCGAGACCTCCTATGGCGCCGAGAGCAAGCACCCCGGCGGATTGCGCGGCGAGATGGAGGATGAGCTGGGCGATAGCGTCGACTGGAGCCGGGTGCATTTCCTCGGCAAGGTGCCGTATGACGATCTGACCCGGATCATCCAGATCAGCCGCTGCCACATCTATCTGACGATGCCTTTCGTGCTCAGCTGGTCCTTGCTGGAATCGATGGCGATGCAGGCGACGGTGGTGGCGGCGGATGTCGAGCCGGTGCGCGAGGCGATCACCCATGGCGAGACCGGGCTGCTGGTCGATTTCTTCAGCCCGGAGGCACTGGCGGACCAGGTTTCCGATGTGCTGGCCAATCCCGGAGACTATGCCCGTATCGGCGCAGCCGCCCGCGCCCATACGGTGGAGAAATACGATTTCCTGACCCGCTGCCTGCCGGAGCATATCGCCCGGATCAATGCGCTCGTGCCGGAGGCACGGAGAATCAAGATCTAG